From a region of the Williamsia phyllosphaerae genome:
- a CDS encoding alcohol dehydrogenase catalytic domain-containing protein encodes MKIDAAVLVESGRTRPYAESEPLVVTALELDEPGPGEIGVRIEAAGVCHSDLSVVDGNRPRPLPMALGHEAAGIVESLGEGVDDIEIGTRVVMAFLPRCGECAECATDGRLPCAPGSAANNAGTLLGGDKRLHGTDDSEIFHHLGVSGFATHVVVDRRSAVAVGADVPPEVAAVLGCAVLTGGGAVINAGKPSPGDTVMVVGLGGVGMAAVLTAVSLGTGDVIAVDSLPEKLAAATAAGASAVYTPAELVDQGITAAVVIEAAGNARAFETAVAATAAGGITVTVGLPAPDARSSISPLGLTAQARTIVGSYLGSAVPSRDIPIYEQLWREGKLPVEQLISSRIALRDINAAMDSLADGAAIRQVIVFDQE; translated from the coding sequence ATGAAGATCGATGCAGCCGTCCTGGTCGAGTCCGGCCGGACCCGTCCCTACGCCGAGTCCGAACCGCTCGTCGTCACCGCCCTCGAGCTCGACGAGCCGGGACCCGGGGAGATCGGGGTCCGGATCGAGGCCGCGGGCGTCTGCCACTCCGACCTGTCGGTCGTCGACGGCAACCGTCCCCGCCCCCTGCCGATGGCGCTGGGCCACGAGGCCGCGGGCATCGTGGAATCACTCGGTGAGGGCGTCGACGACATCGAGATCGGCACCCGCGTCGTGATGGCGTTCCTGCCACGGTGCGGGGAGTGCGCGGAGTGCGCGACCGACGGACGCCTGCCCTGCGCCCCGGGTTCGGCGGCGAACAACGCGGGCACCCTGCTCGGCGGAGACAAGCGGCTGCACGGCACCGACGACTCCGAGATCTTCCACCATCTCGGCGTGTCCGGGTTCGCGACCCACGTCGTCGTCGACCGTCGATCGGCGGTCGCCGTCGGCGCGGACGTCCCGCCGGAGGTCGCCGCGGTCCTCGGATGTGCGGTCCTGACCGGCGGAGGCGCGGTCATCAACGCGGGCAAGCCGTCACCGGGCGACACCGTGATGGTGGTCGGGCTCGGAGGCGTCGGCATGGCCGCGGTCCTGACCGCGGTGTCGCTGGGCACCGGAGACGTCATCGCCGTCGACTCCCTGCCGGAGAAGCTGGCCGCGGCCACCGCGGCGGGCGCGTCGGCGGTGTACACGCCGGCCGAACTCGTCGATCAGGGCATCACCGCGGCGGTCGTCATCGAGGCGGCAGGCAACGCACGGGCCTTCGAGACCGCGGTCGCGGCGACCGCCGCGGGCGGCATCACCGTGACGGTGGGACTCCCCGCGCCCGACGCCCGGTCGTCGATCTCACCGCTGGGGCTGACCGCACAGGCCCGCACGATCGTCGGCAGCTACCTGGGGTCGGCCGTCCCCAGCCGGGACATCCCCATCTACGAGCAGCTGTGGCGCGAGGGCAAGCTGCCGGTGGAACAGCTCATCTCCTCGCGCATCGCGCTGCGCGACATCAACGCCGCGATGGACTCACTGGCCGACGGGGCCGCGATCCGACAGGTCATCGTCTTCGATCAGGAGTGA
- a CDS encoding APC family permease: MAVSKPVSTLPAPSSDKGLRAGSLGLVGNVVIGLSAVAPAYSLAATLGFVVAEVGTKAPAMFVLAFIPMLLIAFAYRELGEDTPDCGTTFTWGTKAFGPWIGWMGGWGLAVSAIIVLANVAEIAAIYMFKFLGLDSLADNLLVKVGVGCFFIIAMTWVSIRGILISERMQNVLIAVQFGVLIVASVIALVKVGFDKAGPQAITPSWSWLWPSGVSSSSLAAAIILCIFIYWGWDACLAVGEETKDSTKTPGRAAVLTTLILVCTYVLVAYAVQSFAGFGDTGIGLNNPDNADDVLTILGKPVAGVVMSALLLLTVSISALSSTQSTILPTARGTLSMAVYKAIPSRFARVHPRYMTPAFGTAVMGAAALFFYLVLALASEDTLGDSVSSLGLAVAFYYGITAYACVWYFRRTLFASARNFFMRGLFPLLGALAMTWAFVQSSIDMIKPDYGSTSFGGVGGVFILGVGMLVLGIPLMLLCVAGGKDFFRGKTLNATTEVKVPDVY, translated from the coding sequence ATGGCCGTATCAAAGCCGGTGTCCACGCTGCCGGCACCGTCGTCCGACAAAGGACTCCGAGCGGGATCCCTGGGGCTCGTCGGGAACGTGGTGATCGGGTTGTCGGCGGTCGCGCCGGCCTACAGCCTCGCCGCCACCCTGGGGTTCGTGGTCGCCGAGGTGGGGACCAAGGCCCCGGCGATGTTCGTCCTCGCGTTCATCCCGATGCTGCTCATCGCCTTCGCCTACCGCGAACTCGGGGAGGACACCCCCGACTGCGGCACCACGTTCACGTGGGGGACCAAGGCGTTCGGGCCGTGGATCGGCTGGATGGGCGGGTGGGGCCTCGCGGTCTCGGCGATCATCGTGCTGGCCAACGTCGCCGAGATCGCGGCCATCTACATGTTCAAGTTCCTCGGCCTCGACTCGCTGGCCGACAATCTGCTCGTCAAGGTCGGTGTGGGCTGCTTCTTCATCATCGCGATGACCTGGGTGAGCATCCGCGGCATCCTGATCAGTGAACGCATGCAGAACGTCCTGATCGCGGTTCAGTTCGGGGTGTTGATCGTCGCCAGCGTGATCGCACTGGTCAAGGTCGGTTTCGACAAGGCGGGCCCGCAGGCGATCACCCCGAGTTGGAGCTGGTTGTGGCCGAGCGGGGTCTCGTCCTCATCGCTGGCGGCGGCGATCATCCTGTGCATCTTCATCTACTGGGGGTGGGACGCCTGCCTGGCGGTCGGCGAGGAGACCAAGGACTCCACGAAGACGCCCGGACGCGCTGCCGTTCTCACCACTCTGATCCTGGTCTGCACATACGTCCTCGTGGCGTACGCGGTGCAGTCGTTCGCGGGGTTCGGCGACACCGGCATCGGCCTCAACAATCCCGACAACGCCGATGACGTACTCACCATCCTGGGCAAGCCGGTCGCCGGCGTGGTCATGTCGGCGTTGCTGCTGCTCACCGTGTCGATCTCAGCGTTGTCGTCCACACAGTCGACCATCCTGCCGACCGCCCGTGGCACGCTGTCGATGGCCGTCTACAAGGCGATCCCGTCACGCTTCGCGCGGGTTCATCCGCGATACATGACACCGGCATTCGGCACCGCGGTGATGGGTGCGGCGGCATTGTTCTTCTACCTGGTGCTCGCCCTCGCCAGCGAGGACACCCTCGGCGACTCGGTGTCGTCGTTGGGCCTGGCCGTCGCCTTCTACTACGGCATCACCGCCTACGCGTGCGTCTGGTACTTCCGCCGGACGTTGTTCGCCTCGGCACGCAACTTCTTCATGCGCGGCCTGTTCCCGCTGCTCGGCGCGCTCGCGATGACCTGGGCGTTCGTACAGAGCTCGATAGACATGATCAAGCCCGACTACGGCTCGACATCCTTCGGCGGCGTCGGCGGCGTGTTCATCCTCGGGGTCGGCATGTTGGTCCTGGGCATCCCGTTGATGCTGCTGTGCGTCGCCGGCGGCAAGGACTTCTTCCGCGGCAAGACCCTCAACGCCACCACCGAGGTCAAGGTCCCCGATGTCTACTGA
- a CDS encoding DedA family protein, giving the protein MIDALVEWLLDLPPWVALLMAFAFPALEASIFVGVVVPGEIAVLIAGVIANGGRLELWQVLVAASVGAVIGDFVGFEVGRRWGAALLEKLPKRLVKPEHVERGREALRKRGAVAVLFGRWIAALRALIPGLAGMSNVRLRTFVIANAIGGTIWACVVGSLGFIAGKSYKTVEKDLGYTSYVFIALFVVAIIALVIRNRMKKNRPSSPALDHS; this is encoded by the coding sequence GTGATCGATGCACTGGTGGAGTGGCTGCTCGACCTCCCTCCGTGGGTGGCCCTGCTGATGGCCTTCGCGTTCCCGGCCCTCGAGGCGTCGATCTTCGTCGGTGTGGTGGTGCCCGGTGAGATCGCCGTGCTCATCGCCGGCGTCATCGCCAACGGTGGCCGCCTCGAGCTGTGGCAGGTGCTCGTCGCCGCCAGCGTGGGTGCGGTGATCGGTGACTTCGTGGGATTCGAGGTCGGTCGCCGATGGGGTGCGGCCCTGCTGGAAAAGCTCCCCAAGCGGCTGGTCAAGCCCGAACACGTCGAACGCGGCCGGGAGGCGTTGCGCAAACGCGGCGCGGTGGCGGTGCTGTTCGGTCGGTGGATCGCCGCGCTGCGCGCTCTCATACCCGGACTCGCGGGCATGTCGAACGTGCGTCTGCGCACCTTCGTCATCGCGAACGCGATCGGCGGCACCATCTGGGCGTGCGTGGTCGGTTCGCTGGGATTCATCGCGGGCAAGTCGTACAAGACCGTCGAGAAAGATCTCGGCTACACGTCGTACGTCTTCATCGCGCTGTTCGTGGTCGCGATCATCGCGCTGGTGATCCGCAACCGGATGAAGAAGAACCGCCCGTCGTCACCCGCTCTCGATCACTCCTGA